The genomic stretch cagcatgatcctgaagctgctgtttgaaGCTAAAAtagttacataatgttgctttaataagtATGATATTTACATTCTCCACTTTCTCTGTGTCCTATTTTAGACAGCTACTGATCTACGCTTGGCAAGCTGTCTGGCACACAATCTCAGATCTATACCAAAATGCTTTcattttaaggtttaggttcAACATGAGCTTAAATGGGAAAATTCAACATTTTATTTCACTCTAAATTAAATATCATGAATCAAaaactaccacacacacacacacacacacacactgtttgaaTGCATCTGATGGCTTTAGTATGCAAAggtgttttcttctttgtagCCCAGCTTAGTGAGGTTCGGCAGGCACGCGTTCTGGATCATGGGGGGCGGGCCACACATCACAATCAGCACATCATTGGCGGATGGAGGAAGATGCTCTTTTATCATCTCTGCATTAATGAATCCTGTGCTGTACTTCCAGCCTGGGGTGAGAACAAAGCCGGTTTATTATTGCACAGATTATAAAGGAATCACACCAAGGAACGAGAGGAGAACTAGAGGAGAGTAATAAAAGccttattaatgtatttatacttGTTTTTTTACAACGTATGAAAATGTCCTTCACACTGTGTAAACCTTTCATTATGAATGACCCagaattatattaataattatattaaatgtaCATTAAATCCCATATCATACACTTTCtctgtaattttatttatttatttatgtttttgaaACACtctgggccctatcttacaccccaccaaccgtctattttcacaccttccgCCTGCATCGTTTAAACAGCaacagtgcttgtgaatatatccaCGCCGATGGtcatggtggtctcgaaattaggggtgttcaggtcaatttctgccATATTGCTACGTATCTTGGCAGCGGAAAACACAgaaggagctccactgactgaaaacagcctagccAGACGTCCGCCAACAATCAGACGcttgttgctatcttggcagtgcattgtcaacacaggcacgtgcactGCCCCCCACTCACTCTTTACACCActaaaatagcaatccgccaaagtcagaccgcacctggctcttaaaggaaacagcgagagacacgctgattggtttattactgcacattacgccccccaaaaaaacacacccattattaattaagagacttaagagaaagtacatgacttttgagtGCTTCGAGACGCGCAAGATGtacttttcccgtcgttacgatagcaaagacacaccgctACGCCCCCTTACTCATTGCTGCGTGGTGCACGGTTGACTGCTcgccaaaagatcgctaaaatagggccctgtgaatgacttcagcaGGAAAGGCTGGAGCTACATTGCTGCAGTCTATTTCTCTAGACGCCTGTATATGAATCTGATGTTTAAAATGAGCTTAGTTTTCATAAAGGCACCGCATGGACTAGAGATTTATTaggtaatatatattattatatatattttattataatattatatattgtttttaagaGCTGTTACCTTGTGGAGGTCTGTCCAGCGTGTACCACAGGTTGAGTTTATCAGGGTGATTCTTCAGAACCTCATCCAACTCCTTCCTTAGCAAAATATCCTCCTCAGTCTGAGAACAGAGTTAATGGGAGTATATAAGTGTCatacaaaacattttaaagggTCTTAATGCTGGCGTGGGAGCAACACTGGACCTGATTAATGTTAGCTGACAACTGTACAGGGTTGCAGGGTTGCGGGCTATGTCCACTCTGGCCTGTCATGTGATGTGTTTATATTTAAGGATGTTAAAGGACATTTGTCAGAGGGAGTGAATTTACTCTACAGCTATAGATTATAGCTATAGATGTAGCTTATTCTGCTAGTTTATTACTACCTCCTTgtggaaaaaagtatttggacggtttcttctgaaatctagagtattaaaaagagtttatccagcttttgttggagtatctgtctctactgagAACTcctccagggaagaaggctttctactagcttttggaggaacattgctgtgaggatttgattatgcattcaacaacaagagcgttagtgaggtcaggatgctgaatgatgatcaccacccctcctcatcatccacaacttatcccaaaagtatcggatggagcggcaaccatcattccagagagcacagctcttccactgctccacagctcaattctggggggcttatACCCTTCTATAGCCAacacctggcgttaggcagGTTAGGCAggtatgtttatttatctgctccagagagtcctattctattggcagtacttctctacagggactagacaagctgtgtttgtgtgtgtgtgtgtgtgcatttgcacatctgtgtcagcaatgggttcaacttaaagtagctgaatgcattctttagaagaggtgtccacaaatatttggacaaatagaGCACATATGCAGGCTCAAGGCCGTGTCATGGTTAAGACTGACTTACTTGGTTGGCAAAAATAAGGGAGCACTTGGTGCTCTCTGTAGGGTCTGCTGTTATGCTGCGGATGAGCTGCAGCATTGGAGTAATGCCTGCAAAAAAGCGAGAGACGGGTCAGGAGGACATGTGACCCGAAGGTCATTCCAGAATGGGTCTGCCTGGCTGGTTTCATGCTATTAACATATTCACCTGTGCCTCCTGCGATCATGCCCACGTGCTTGACCTTTCGCACCTTGGCCTCAGACTTTTTATCAGGCCGAATAGCAAACTGACCTGTGGGAAGATTTAAAACACATCAAGGCCTTTAGTACATCAGTAAAGTTCTTTATGTACAGTGTCCTGCTGCCCCCTGTTGGTCACTTGTATGTACTACTTTCTTAAAAACACTTCCTTTGTCTTTCTGATGTAAGCTGTCCAAGCCTTTTCGACCCTTTCAGCCCTTTAGCTAGGTCATCTGGACTGTCTTACCGTTCCCATTGTACACCAGGAGACCGTTTGGTCCTCGGAAGTCGATGGTGTCGCCGATCTTCATGTCATTCAGGTACTGAGACATCTTACCCCCCTCAGGGTAGTTTGGGTGGGTGTTTTTGAAATAGACCTGGTTAAAAATGCAGACACAAACTCAGAGAACAGATACTGTATGTAACATTGGCCTTAGCATTTAACCAATAATTCATGGCCAATAGGCATAGTTAAATacttaaaagtattgggacacctggccagtcactgtttcttctaaaagcaAGGCTATTGAAAAGGGTgtttcctgcttttgctggagtaactgtctctactcttcagggcagaaggctttctacttgattttggaggagcattgctgtgaggactttaTTGCATTCATCGACAAGAGCTGTAGTGAggtcaccaccccaactc from Salminus brasiliensis chromosome 19, fSalBra1.hap2, whole genome shotgun sequence encodes the following:
- the cyb5r2 gene encoding NADH-cytochrome b5 reductase 2; protein product: MEQTLTPPVMVGLLAVLATALFFFLKGFSTGRKKQSKFPKTLQDTTVKYPLPLIEKEEISHDTKRFRFGLPSSVHVLGLPVGQHVYLSAKVNGSLVIRAYTPVSSDEDQGFVDLVVKVYFKNTHPNYPEGGKMSQYLNDMKIGDTIDFRGPNGLLVYNGNGQFAIRPDKKSEAKVRKVKHVGMIAGGTGITPMLQLIRSITADPTESTKCSLIFANQTEEDILLRKELDEVLKNHPDKLNLWYTLDRPPQGWKYSTGFINAEMIKEHLPPSANDVLIVMCGPPPMIQNACLPNLTKLGYKEENTFAY